The following coding sequences lie in one Lolium perenne isolate Kyuss_39 chromosome 2, Kyuss_2.0, whole genome shotgun sequence genomic window:
- the LOC127335323 gene encoding F-box protein SKIP14, which yields MALNYHPSCSFLVSDDWSAAMMRGCGCWSEEASPLSSIGVNSLWWDDFEDLDPVDLLPTDPFGMNFETTLTAALATCSDLSNLLNQALALTVDPLRGTRSSTAFEAAAAPFARGGLSGGAACAQSQRLPPLAEPSGEEDPSPPGDAALMSHDTAGAAPHDAMVFALRYLGLRDLLAVEMVCKSLHAAVRGDDSLWKCIHVDPVLSAKVSDPDLLCLTQKIPGVLQCLNIDDCIHVTDKGLNAVLGINPKLTKLSIARCPRLTLDGLIANLKSFNMKEKSGIKSLRIDKNFNLPEQDYEELLSLLNIDKMQELHNRAPRFRHANHFLSGCEDGYALDIEMCPICQSYKLVFDCPEEGCSDRRSGNCRACEVCIKRCRQCGRCLERNEKFEEKFDLDYLCYKCRGDPASSLAVEKDLVSILSSGRIPSP from the exons ATGGCGCTGAATTACCACCCGTCGTGCTCCTTCCTGGTGAGCGACGACTGGTCGGCGGCCATGATGCGGGGCTGCGGCTGCTGGTCGGAGGAGGCCTCGCCGCTCTCCTCCATCGGGGTCAACTCCCTCTGGTGGGACGACTTCGAGGACCTCGACCCCGTCGACCTCCTCCCCACCGACCCCTTCGGGATGAACTTCGAGACCACGCtcaccgccgccctcgccacctgcTCCGACCTCAGCAACCTCCTCAACCAGGCTCTCGCCCTCACCGTCGACCCGCTCCGTGGCACCCGGAGCAGCACCGCCTTCGAGGCTGCGGCGGCCCCCTTTGCCCGCGGAGGCCTTTCTGGTGGCGCCGCCTGCGCTCAGAGTCAGAGGCTGCCTCCCCTTGCAGAGCCATCCGGGGAGGAGGACCCATCTCCCCCCGGCGATGCTGCATTGATGTCCCACGACACGGCTGGTGCCGCGCCGCATGATGCCATGGTATTTGCTCTCCGCTACCTCGGCCTCCGCGACCTCCTGGCGGTGGAGATGGTCTGCAAGTCCCTGCATGCCGCTGTCCGCGGCGACGACTCCCTGTGGAAGTGCATCCACGTGGACCCGGTCCTCAGCGCCAAGGTTTCTGATCCTGATCTTCTGTGCCTCACGCAGAAGATACCCGGTGTTTTGCAGTGTCTGAATATCGACGACTGCATACATGTCACTGATAAGGGTCTGAATGCTGTTCTTGGAATCAATCCCAAGTTAACAAAG TTGAGCATTGCGCGCTGCCCGCGGTTAACTTTAGATGGCCTTATTGCCAATCTCAAGTCATTCAATATGAAGGAAAAATCTGGTATCAAGAGCCTCAGAATTGATAAGAACTTCAATCTGCCAGAACAGGATTATGAGGAGTTATTGTCCTTGTTGAACATCGACAAGATGCAGGAGTTGCACAACCGGGCTCCACGGTTCCGTCATGCTAACCATTTTTTATCAGGTTGCGAAGACGGATATGCTCTTGATATTGAGATGTGTCCTATATGTCAGAGCTACAAACTTGTTTTTGACTGCCCTGAAGAGGGGTGCAGTGACAGAAGATCTGGAAATTGCAGAGCATGCGAGGTTTGCATCAAGAGATGCAGGCAGTGTGGAAGGTGCTTGGAACGGAATGAGAAGTTCGAAGAGAAATTTGATCTGGACTACCTTTGCTACAAGTGTCGAGGGGATCCAGCTTCATCTCTTGCTGTGGAGAAGGATTTGGTCTCCATTTTATCCAGTGGAAGAATACCTTCTCCTTGA
- the LOC127335321 gene encoding uncharacterized protein isoform X2 has product MCCYTHIQRLAILVEHFLFSYLFRTLLPIPTAFCPTARVRLTPSASLPSRRNFEGYIPRSCSGSSLRIYTRTSLLSPSSSSALMVSAQLPSSDVAQRSEEWFALRKDKLTTSTFSTALGFWAGNRRSELWSEKVFGPSDIKLADAAQSAMAWGTNHESMAVEQYTTITGRSVGSLGFAVHTEANSGWLGASPDGILGCDPDGGILEVKCPYNKGKPEIALPWRIVPYYYMPQVQGLMEIMGRDWVDLYCWTPNGSSLFRVPRDRAYWELIHEVLREFWWGNVMPARELVLLGKEAEARSFEPQPKHRLTNLVLYRSRKMASEAKLLCRDVGGHVEFFP; this is encoded by the exons ATGTGTTGTTACACGCACATTCAGAGGTTGGCCATTCTTGTGGAGCACTTCCTAT TTTCTTATTTGTTCAGGACACTCCTGCCAATACCAACGGCCTTTTGCCCAACAGCTCGTGTGCGGTTAACTCCGTCTGCGTCTTTGCCGTCAAGAAGAAACTTTGAAGGCTACATCCCCCGCAGCTGCTCGGGTTCCTCCTTGCGGATATATACACGGACATCATTGCTATCTCCCTCGTCATCTTCAGCCCTCATGGTGTCTGCCCAGCTTCCCTCTTCTGATGTAGCCCAGCGGTCGGAAGAGTGGTTCGCTCTCCGCAAGGACAAGCTCACCACAAGCACCTTCAGCACCGCCTTGGGTTTCTGGGCCGGCAACAGACGGTCAGAGCTATGGAGCGAGAAGGTCTTTGGACCAAGCGACATCAAGTTGGCGGATGCAGCCCAGTCTGCCATGGCCTGGGGAACTAATCATGAAAGCATGGCCGTAGAGCAGTACACGACCATCACAGGAAGGTCGGTGGGTTCCCTTGGTTTTGCCGTGCACACTGAGGCTAACTCTGGGTGGCTTGGAGCTTCACCCGACGGCATTCTTGGGTGTGACCCTGATGGTGGGATCCTGGAAGTCAAGTGTCCGTACAACAAGGGTAAGCCTGAGATTGCTCTTCCATGGCGTATCGTGCCATACTACTACATGCCTCAGGTGCAGGGCCTGATGGAGATCATGGGCAGAGACTGGGTCGACCTCTACTGCTGGACCCCCAACGGGAGCAGCCTCTTCCGGGTGCCTCGGGATCGTGCATACTGGGAGCTCATCCATGAGGTCCTGCGTGAGTTCTGGTGGGGCAACGTGATGCCCGCGCGGGAGCTCGTACTGCTCGGGAAGGAGGCGGAGGCAAGATCATTCGAGCCGCAGCCCAAGCATCGGCTCACAAACCTGGTGCTATATAGGAGCAGGAAAATGGCTTCTGAAGCCAAGTTGTTGTGTAGGGATGTTGGTGGCCATGTAGAATTCTTCCCATGA
- the LOC127335321 gene encoding uncharacterized protein isoform X1 yields MAASPQAAAAGRHALSRGAAPPRPRLRSDRPASSLALPHRAVSYLFRTLLPIPTAFCPTARVRLTPSASLPSRRNFEGYIPRSCSGSSLRIYTRTSLLSPSSSSALMVSAQLPSSDVAQRSEEWFALRKDKLTTSTFSTALGFWAGNRRSELWSEKVFGPSDIKLADAAQSAMAWGTNHESMAVEQYTTITGRSVGSLGFAVHTEANSGWLGASPDGILGCDPDGGILEVKCPYNKGKPEIALPWRIVPYYYMPQVQGLMEIMGRDWVDLYCWTPNGSSLFRVPRDRAYWELIHEVLREFWWGNVMPARELVLLGKEAEARSFEPQPKHRLTNLVLYRSRKMASEAKLLCRDVGGHVEFFP; encoded by the exons ATGGCAGCCTCTCCGCAGGCGGCGGCCGCCGGCCGTCATGCGCTCAGCCGCGGGGCCGCGCCGCCGAGGCCGAGGCTTCGCTCTGATCGGCCGGCCTCGTCGCTCGCACTCCCGCACCGCGCAG TTTCTTATTTGTTCAGGACACTCCTGCCAATACCAACGGCCTTTTGCCCAACAGCTCGTGTGCGGTTAACTCCGTCTGCGTCTTTGCCGTCAAGAAGAAACTTTGAAGGCTACATCCCCCGCAGCTGCTCGGGTTCCTCCTTGCGGATATATACACGGACATCATTGCTATCTCCCTCGTCATCTTCAGCCCTCATGGTGTCTGCCCAGCTTCCCTCTTCTGATGTAGCCCAGCGGTCGGAAGAGTGGTTCGCTCTCCGCAAGGACAAGCTCACCACAAGCACCTTCAGCACCGCCTTGGGTTTCTGGGCCGGCAACAGACGGTCAGAGCTATGGAGCGAGAAGGTCTTTGGACCAAGCGACATCAAGTTGGCGGATGCAGCCCAGTCTGCCATGGCCTGGGGAACTAATCATGAAAGCATGGCCGTAGAGCAGTACACGACCATCACAGGAAGGTCGGTGGGTTCCCTTGGTTTTGCCGTGCACACTGAGGCTAACTCTGGGTGGCTTGGAGCTTCACCCGACGGCATTCTTGGGTGTGACCCTGATGGTGGGATCCTGGAAGTCAAGTGTCCGTACAACAAGGGTAAGCCTGAGATTGCTCTTCCATGGCGTATCGTGCCATACTACTACATGCCTCAGGTGCAGGGCCTGATGGAGATCATGGGCAGAGACTGGGTCGACCTCTACTGCTGGACCCCCAACGGGAGCAGCCTCTTCCGGGTGCCTCGGGATCGTGCATACTGGGAGCTCATCCATGAGGTCCTGCGTGAGTTCTGGTGGGGCAACGTGATGCCCGCGCGGGAGCTCGTACTGCTCGGGAAGGAGGCGGAGGCAAGATCATTCGAGCCGCAGCCCAAGCATCGGCTCACAAACCTGGTGCTATATAGGAGCAGGAAAATGGCTTCTGAAGCCAAGTTGTTGTGTAGGGATGTTGGTGGCCATGTAGAATTCTTCCCATGA
- the LOC127335321 gene encoding uncharacterized protein isoform X3 has translation MTLLPIPTAFCPTARVRLTPSASLPSRRNFEGYIPRSCSGSSLRIYTRTSLLSPSSSSALMVSAQLPSSDVAQRSEEWFALRKDKLTTSTFSTALGFWAGNRRSELWSEKVFGPSDIKLADAAQSAMAWGTNHESMAVEQYTTITGRSVGSLGFAVHTEANSGWLGASPDGILGCDPDGGILEVKCPYNKGKPEIALPWRIVPYYYMPQVQGLMEIMGRDWVDLYCWTPNGSSLFRVPRDRAYWELIHEVLREFWWGNVMPARELVLLGKEAEARSFEPQPKHRLTNLVLYRSRKMASEAKLLCRDVGGHVEFFP, from the exons AT GACACTCCTGCCAATACCAACGGCCTTTTGCCCAACAGCTCGTGTGCGGTTAACTCCGTCTGCGTCTTTGCCGTCAAGAAGAAACTTTGAAGGCTACATCCCCCGCAGCTGCTCGGGTTCCTCCTTGCGGATATATACACGGACATCATTGCTATCTCCCTCGTCATCTTCAGCCCTCATGGTGTCTGCCCAGCTTCCCTCTTCTGATGTAGCCCAGCGGTCGGAAGAGTGGTTCGCTCTCCGCAAGGACAAGCTCACCACAAGCACCTTCAGCACCGCCTTGGGTTTCTGGGCCGGCAACAGACGGTCAGAGCTATGGAGCGAGAAGGTCTTTGGACCAAGCGACATCAAGTTGGCGGATGCAGCCCAGTCTGCCATGGCCTGGGGAACTAATCATGAAAGCATGGCCGTAGAGCAGTACACGACCATCACAGGAAGGTCGGTGGGTTCCCTTGGTTTTGCCGTGCACACTGAGGCTAACTCTGGGTGGCTTGGAGCTTCACCCGACGGCATTCTTGGGTGTGACCCTGATGGTGGGATCCTGGAAGTCAAGTGTCCGTACAACAAGGGTAAGCCTGAGATTGCTCTTCCATGGCGTATCGTGCCATACTACTACATGCCTCAGGTGCAGGGCCTGATGGAGATCATGGGCAGAGACTGGGTCGACCTCTACTGCTGGACCCCCAACGGGAGCAGCCTCTTCCGGGTGCCTCGGGATCGTGCATACTGGGAGCTCATCCATGAGGTCCTGCGTGAGTTCTGGTGGGGCAACGTGATGCCCGCGCGGGAGCTCGTACTGCTCGGGAAGGAGGCGGAGGCAAGATCATTCGAGCCGCAGCCCAAGCATCGGCTCACAAACCTGGTGCTATATAGGAGCAGGAAAATGGCTTCTGAAGCCAAGTTGTTGTGTAGGGATGTTGGTGGCCATGTAGAATTCTTCCCATGA